The Delphinus delphis chromosome 2, mDelDel1.2, whole genome shotgun sequence genome contains a region encoding:
- the SLC25A47 gene encoding solute carrier family 25 member 47, with product MEFAAGAIGGVCGVAVGYPLDTVKVRIQTEPKYTGIWHCIRDTYRRERVWGFYRGLSLPVCTVSLVSSVSFGTYRHCLAHVCRFRYGSADAKPAKTDITLSGFASGLVRVFLTSPTEVAKVRLQTQTHTHTQMQTQQRRPSASGPSAAPPTCPAPAVGRAPGPKYRGPLHCLASVAREEGLRGLYKGSLALLFRDGHSFATYFLSYAVLCEQLTPAGRSRPDVLGVLVAGGCAGVLAWAVATPMDVIKSRLQADGQGQRRYRGLLHCMVTSVQEEGPRVLFKGLSLNCCRAFPVNMVVFVTYEAVLRLMQGLLS from the exons ATGGAGTTTGCTGCTGGAGCCATCGGAG GCGTCTGCGGTGTTGCTGTGGGCTACCCCCTGGACACGGTGAAG GTCAGGATCCAGACAGAGCCCAAGTACACAGGCATCTGGCACTGCATCCGGGACACGTATCGCCGAGAGCGG GTGTGGGGCTTCTACAGGGGCCTCTCGCTGCCCGTGTGCACCGTGTCCCTGGTGTCGTCTGTGTCTTTCGGCACCTATCGCCACTGCCTGGCACACGTCTGCCGGTTCCGCTATGGCAGCGCCGACGCCAAGCCTGCCAAGACGGACATCACGCTCTCTGGATTCGCCTCCGGCCTCGTCCGC GTGTTCCTGACCTCGCCCACCGAGGTGGCCAAGGTCCGCCTGCAGACgcagacgcacacacacacgcagatgCAGACGCAGCAGCGGCGCCCCTCGGCCTCAGGGCCCTCGGCTGCGCCCCCCACGTGCCCTGCGCCCGCTGTGGGTCGGGCGCCAGGGCCCAAGTACCGCGGGCCGCTGCACTGCCTGGCCTCGGTGGCCCGGGAGGAGGGGCTGCGCGGCCTCTACAAGGGCAGCTTGGCCCTGCTTTTCCGGGACGGTCACTCCTTTGCCACCTACTTCCTCTCGTACGCCGTCCTCTGTGAGCAGCTGACTCCCGCTGGCCGCAGCCGGCCAG ACGTCTTGGGCGTGCTGGTGGCCGGTGGCTGTGCAGGGGTGCTGGCCTGGGCCGTGGCCACCCCCATGGACGTGATCAAGTCGCGCCTGCAGGCGGATGGGCAGGGCCAGCGCCGCTACCGGGGCCTCCTGCACTGCATGGTGACCAGCGTTCAGGAGGAGGGGCCGAGGGTGCTCTTCAAGGGGCTGTCGCTCAACTGCTGCCGCGCCTTCCCCGTCAACATGGTGGTCTTTGTCACCTACGAGGCCGTGCTGAGGCTCATGCAGGGCCTGCTCTCATAG